The following coding sequences lie in one Komagataeibacter sucrofermentans DSM 15973 genomic window:
- a CDS encoding DsrE family protein translates to MMRDDGALAILLYDGAYARAHYAFVVAAGALAIGRPVIVFAAGRGVHALARDWRGLHDAADDAGVRARGVAGMDTLREAVMELDATLMVCEAALKLCDLAPGQLLDGVQVAGIPTFLEAARGRQIITL, encoded by the coding sequence ATGATGCGCGATGACGGGGCGCTGGCCATCTTGCTGTATGATGGCGCCTATGCCCGCGCGCATTATGCCTTTGTGGTGGCGGCGGGCGCGCTGGCCATTGGCCGCCCGGTCATTGTGTTTGCGGCGGGGCGGGGCGTGCATGCGCTGGCGCGCGACTGGCGCGGCCTGCATGATGCGGCGGATGATGCGGGCGTGCGCGCGCGCGGCGTTGCGGGCATGGACACGCTGCGCGAAGCAGTGATGGAACTGGATGCGACGCTGATGGTGTGCGAGGCCGCGCTGAAACTGTGCGATCTTGCGCCCGGACAGTTGCTTGATGGCGTGCAGGTGGCCGGTATTCCCACCTTTCTCGAAGCCGCCCGGGGGCGGCAGATCATAACCCTTTAA